The following proteins are co-located in the Paralichthys olivaceus isolate ysfri-2021 chromosome 2, ASM2471397v2, whole genome shotgun sequence genome:
- the ndrg3a gene encoding protein NDRG3a isoform X1 yields the protein MDELQDVQLTEIKPLLTNKNARNFQDFDCQEHDIETPHGVLHVTMRGVPKGNRPVILTYHDIGLNHKSCFNTLFNYEDMQEITQHFAVVHVDAPGQQEGAPPFPSGYRYPTMDELAEMLPSVMTQLKVNSVIGIGVGAGAYVLSRFALNNPTLVEGLVLINVDPCAEGWIDWAASKLTGWTSNLVDIVMAHHFSTDELTENQELIQTYRLHIAQDINQDNLALFCGSYQYRHDLEIERPIVGLNEDTVNTLTCPSLLVVGDTSPAVEAVVECNSRLNPTKTTLLKMADCGGLPQVVQPGKLAEAFKYFVQGMGYIPYVLLSHLSNESVPSAGMTRLARSRTTSSSSITSMDSSRSRNNLNSLLEGSATGGLDNQSRPQTMEVSC from the exons atggatgAGTTACAGGATGTACAGCTGACTGAGATCAAGCCACTGCTGACCAATAAG AATGCTCGTAACTTTCAAGACTTTGACTGTCAG GAGCATGACATCGAGACTCCCCATGGCGTTCTCCATGTGACAATGAGAGGCGTTCCCAAGGGCAACAGACCCGTCATCCTCACCTATCACGACATCGGCCTCAACC ACAAGTCGTGCTTCAATACCCTGTTCAACTATGAGGATATGCAGGAGATCACGCAGCACTTTGCAGTGGTTCATGTGGACGCACCCGGCCAGCAGGAAGGAGCACCTCCCTTTCCCAGTGG TTATCGCTACCCGACCATGGATGAGTTGGCTGAAATGCTGCCCTCTGTGATGACTCAGCTCAA GGTCAACAGTGTGATTGGGATTGGCGTGGGTGCAGGAGCATATGTCCTCAGCCGCTTTGCA CTGAACAACCCCACTCTGGTGGAGGGACTGGTCCTCATTAATGTTGACCCATGTGCAGAAGGATGGATTGACTGGGCAGCGTCAAAG TTGACCGGATGGACTAGTAATTTGGTGGATATCGTCATGGCTCACCACTTCAGCAct GACGAGCTGACAGAGAACCAGGAGCTGATCCAGACCTACCGTCTCCATATCGCCCAGGACATCAACCAGGATAACCTGGCCCTCTTCTGTGGCTCTTACCAATA TCGTCATGACCTGGAGATCGAGAGGCCCATCGTGGGTCTGAACGAGGACACAGTCAACACACTAAC GTGCCCTTCATTGCTGGTGGTTGGGGACACATCACCTGCTGTGGAGGCTGTG GTGGAGTGCAATTCCAGGCTAAATCCAACCAAGACCACGCTGCTCAAG ATGGCTGACTGTGGAGGCTTACCCCAGGTTGTGCAG CCAGGGAAACTTGCTGAGGCCTTCAAGTACTTTGTTCAGGGCATGGGCTACA TTCCCTACGTTCTTCTCAGTCACCTGAGCAACGAATCAG TGCCGTCAGCAGGAATGACTCGTCTGGCTCGCTCACGCACCACCTCCTCTTCCAGCATCACTTCCATGGACAGCAGTCGCAGTCGCAACAACCTCAACAGCCTGCTGGAGGGCAGTGCCACCGGGGGCCTGGACAACCAGTCCAGACCCCAGACCATGGAAGTCTCCTGCTAA
- the sla2a gene encoding src-like-adapter 2 isoform X2, with translation MGTCPIKCRSNLPLLENPPEPVVEGLQETLIVSLYNYPSFGPAELTMCIGEMLTIVSDDGDFIMVRSTTTGHESYIPTNYTATVTHRWLYKGISRIKAVELLLQPSNQSGAFLIRESETERDCHSLSMLKRANSSYLDGVKHYRISQLQNGWVYISPGLSFPSLHHLVEHYSEFADGLCCRLTSPCSIQGFDDGREARPVPTTIRRPTINWKDISRSMIFKRKRTESDNSLVSEGLREAISSYLQMTEGSNHSWDT, from the exons ATGGGCACCTGCCCCATCAAGTGTCGATCCAACCTGCCCCTCCTTGAAAATCCACCCGAACCTGTGGTAGAAG GCCTTCAGGAGACTTTGATTGTATCGCTCTATAACTACCCGTCCTTTGGTCCCGCAGAGTTGACCATGTGCATTGGAGAAATGCTCACCATCGTATCAGA CGATGGTGATTTCATCATGGTGAGATCCACAACCACAGGCCATGAAAGCTACATTCCCACCAACTACACAGCCACGGTCACACACAG GTGGTTGTACAAAGGTATCAGCAGGATCAaagctgtggagctgctgctgcagcccagTAACCAGAGTGGAGCCTTCCTGATCCGagagtcagagacagagagag ACTGTCACTCGCTGTCCATGCTGAAGAGAGCCAACTCCTCGTACCTCGATGGTGTGAAACACTACCGCATCAGTCAGCTCCAAAACGGCTGGGTCTACATATCCCCAGGActctccttcccctccctgCATCACCTTGTGGAACACTACTCAG AGTTTGCAGATGGATTGTGCTGTCGACTCACATCGCCCTGCTCCATCCAGGGTTTTGATGACGGTAGAGAGGCCAGGCCTGTACCCACAACTATCAGGAGGCCGACCATCAACTGGAAGGACATCAGCAG GTCCATGATCttcaagaggaagaggacagagtcAGACAACTCTCTGGTGAGCGAGGGGCTGAGGGAGGCCATCAGCTCTTACCTCCAAATGACAGAAGGCAGCAATCACAGCTGGGACACTTGA
- the ndrg3a gene encoding protein NDRG3a isoform X3 produces the protein MDELQDVQLTEIKPLLTNKNARNFQDFDCQEHDIETPHGVLHVTMRGVPKGNRPVILTYHDIGLNHKSCFNTLFNYEDMQEITQHFAVVHVDAPGQQEGAPPFPSGYRYPTMDELAEMLPSVMTQLKVNSVIGIGVGAGAYVLSRFALNNPTLVEGLVLINVDPCAEGWIDWAASKLTGWTSNLVDIVMAHHFSTDELTENQELIQTYRLHIAQDINQDNLALFCGSYQYRHDLEIERPIVGLNEDTVNTLTCPSLLVVGDTSPAVEAVVECNSRLNPTKTTLLKMADCGGLPQVVQPGKLAEAFKYFVQGMGYMPSAGMTRLARSRTTSSSSITSMDSSRSRNNLNSLLEGSATGGLDNQSRPQTMEVSC, from the exons atggatgAGTTACAGGATGTACAGCTGACTGAGATCAAGCCACTGCTGACCAATAAG AATGCTCGTAACTTTCAAGACTTTGACTGTCAG GAGCATGACATCGAGACTCCCCATGGCGTTCTCCATGTGACAATGAGAGGCGTTCCCAAGGGCAACAGACCCGTCATCCTCACCTATCACGACATCGGCCTCAACC ACAAGTCGTGCTTCAATACCCTGTTCAACTATGAGGATATGCAGGAGATCACGCAGCACTTTGCAGTGGTTCATGTGGACGCACCCGGCCAGCAGGAAGGAGCACCTCCCTTTCCCAGTGG TTATCGCTACCCGACCATGGATGAGTTGGCTGAAATGCTGCCCTCTGTGATGACTCAGCTCAA GGTCAACAGTGTGATTGGGATTGGCGTGGGTGCAGGAGCATATGTCCTCAGCCGCTTTGCA CTGAACAACCCCACTCTGGTGGAGGGACTGGTCCTCATTAATGTTGACCCATGTGCAGAAGGATGGATTGACTGGGCAGCGTCAAAG TTGACCGGATGGACTAGTAATTTGGTGGATATCGTCATGGCTCACCACTTCAGCAct GACGAGCTGACAGAGAACCAGGAGCTGATCCAGACCTACCGTCTCCATATCGCCCAGGACATCAACCAGGATAACCTGGCCCTCTTCTGTGGCTCTTACCAATA TCGTCATGACCTGGAGATCGAGAGGCCCATCGTGGGTCTGAACGAGGACACAGTCAACACACTAAC GTGCCCTTCATTGCTGGTGGTTGGGGACACATCACCTGCTGTGGAGGCTGTG GTGGAGTGCAATTCCAGGCTAAATCCAACCAAGACCACGCTGCTCAAG ATGGCTGACTGTGGAGGCTTACCCCAGGTTGTGCAG CCAGGGAAACTTGCTGAGGCCTTCAAGTACTTTGTTCAGGGCATGGGCTACA TGCCGTCAGCAGGAATGACTCGTCTGGCTCGCTCACGCACCACCTCCTCTTCCAGCATCACTTCCATGGACAGCAGTCGCAGTCGCAACAACCTCAACAGCCTGCTGGAGGGCAGTGCCACCGGGGGCCTGGACAACCAGTCCAGACCCCAGACCATGGAAGTCTCCTGCTAA
- the ndrg3a gene encoding protein NDRG3a isoform X2, which yields MSAILDLDQIACSGNGVEHDIETPHGVLHVTMRGVPKGNRPVILTYHDIGLNHKSCFNTLFNYEDMQEITQHFAVVHVDAPGQQEGAPPFPSGYRYPTMDELAEMLPSVMTQLKVNSVIGIGVGAGAYVLSRFALNNPTLVEGLVLINVDPCAEGWIDWAASKLTGWTSNLVDIVMAHHFSTDELTENQELIQTYRLHIAQDINQDNLALFCGSYQYRHDLEIERPIVGLNEDTVNTLTCPSLLVVGDTSPAVEAVVECNSRLNPTKTTLLKMADCGGLPQVVQPGKLAEAFKYFVQGMGYIPYVLLSHLSNESVPSAGMTRLARSRTTSSSSITSMDSSRSRNNLNSLLEGSATGGLDNQSRPQTMEVSC from the exons ATGTCAGCTATTCTGGACCTGGACCAGATTGCATGCTCTGGGAATGGAGTG GAGCATGACATCGAGACTCCCCATGGCGTTCTCCATGTGACAATGAGAGGCGTTCCCAAGGGCAACAGACCCGTCATCCTCACCTATCACGACATCGGCCTCAACC ACAAGTCGTGCTTCAATACCCTGTTCAACTATGAGGATATGCAGGAGATCACGCAGCACTTTGCAGTGGTTCATGTGGACGCACCCGGCCAGCAGGAAGGAGCACCTCCCTTTCCCAGTGG TTATCGCTACCCGACCATGGATGAGTTGGCTGAAATGCTGCCCTCTGTGATGACTCAGCTCAA GGTCAACAGTGTGATTGGGATTGGCGTGGGTGCAGGAGCATATGTCCTCAGCCGCTTTGCA CTGAACAACCCCACTCTGGTGGAGGGACTGGTCCTCATTAATGTTGACCCATGTGCAGAAGGATGGATTGACTGGGCAGCGTCAAAG TTGACCGGATGGACTAGTAATTTGGTGGATATCGTCATGGCTCACCACTTCAGCAct GACGAGCTGACAGAGAACCAGGAGCTGATCCAGACCTACCGTCTCCATATCGCCCAGGACATCAACCAGGATAACCTGGCCCTCTTCTGTGGCTCTTACCAATA TCGTCATGACCTGGAGATCGAGAGGCCCATCGTGGGTCTGAACGAGGACACAGTCAACACACTAAC GTGCCCTTCATTGCTGGTGGTTGGGGACACATCACCTGCTGTGGAGGCTGTG GTGGAGTGCAATTCCAGGCTAAATCCAACCAAGACCACGCTGCTCAAG ATGGCTGACTGTGGAGGCTTACCCCAGGTTGTGCAG CCAGGGAAACTTGCTGAGGCCTTCAAGTACTTTGTTCAGGGCATGGGCTACA TTCCCTACGTTCTTCTCAGTCACCTGAGCAACGAATCAG TGCCGTCAGCAGGAATGACTCGTCTGGCTCGCTCACGCACCACCTCCTCTTCCAGCATCACTTCCATGGACAGCAGTCGCAGTCGCAACAACCTCAACAGCCTGCTGGAGGGCAGTGCCACCGGGGGCCTGGACAACCAGTCCAGACCCCAGACCATGGAAGTCTCCTGCTAA
- the sla2a gene encoding src-like-adapter 2 isoform X1, whose product MNLSHVAFMLDGNLTQDINASCCGEAPSCYMKQQVQIDKKPKNMGTCPIKCRSNLPLLENPPEPVVEGLQETLIVSLYNYPSFGPAELTMCIGEMLTIVSDDGDFIMVRSTTTGHESYIPTNYTATVTHRWLYKGISRIKAVELLLQPSNQSGAFLIRESETERDCHSLSMLKRANSSYLDGVKHYRISQLQNGWVYISPGLSFPSLHHLVEHYSEFADGLCCRLTSPCSIQGFDDGREARPVPTTIRRPTINWKDISRSMIFKRKRTESDNSLVSEGLREAISSYLQMTEGSNHSWDT is encoded by the exons atgaatcttTCTCATGTAGCGTTCATGTTGGATGGAAATTTAACACAGGATATCAATGCCTCTTGTTGTGGTGAAGCGCCATCCTGTTACATGAAG CAACAAGTTCAAATCGATAAGAAGCCAAAGAACATGGGCACCTGCCCCATCAAGTGTCGATCCAACCTGCCCCTCCTTGAAAATCCACCCGAACCTGTGGTAGAAG GCCTTCAGGAGACTTTGATTGTATCGCTCTATAACTACCCGTCCTTTGGTCCCGCAGAGTTGACCATGTGCATTGGAGAAATGCTCACCATCGTATCAGA CGATGGTGATTTCATCATGGTGAGATCCACAACCACAGGCCATGAAAGCTACATTCCCACCAACTACACAGCCACGGTCACACACAG GTGGTTGTACAAAGGTATCAGCAGGATCAaagctgtggagctgctgctgcagcccagTAACCAGAGTGGAGCCTTCCTGATCCGagagtcagagacagagagag ACTGTCACTCGCTGTCCATGCTGAAGAGAGCCAACTCCTCGTACCTCGATGGTGTGAAACACTACCGCATCAGTCAGCTCCAAAACGGCTGGGTCTACATATCCCCAGGActctccttcccctccctgCATCACCTTGTGGAACACTACTCAG AGTTTGCAGATGGATTGTGCTGTCGACTCACATCGCCCTGCTCCATCCAGGGTTTTGATGACGGTAGAGAGGCCAGGCCTGTACCCACAACTATCAGGAGGCCGACCATCAACTGGAAGGACATCAGCAG GTCCATGATCttcaagaggaagaggacagagtcAGACAACTCTCTGGTGAGCGAGGGGCTGAGGGAGGCCATCAGCTCTTACCTCCAAATGACAGAAGGCAGCAATCACAGCTGGGACACTTGA